From a region of the Plasmodium gaboni strain SY75 apicoplast, whole genome shotgun sequence genome:
- a CDS encoding apicoplast ribosomal protein S2 has translation MFITFNSLLKSKIYIGNIYKNIYFDNYKYIYKIKSNYCILNFTFIALYLYKLYLYIYNISFMNNKILFINNNNLIKNFTIKICNLTNNLYINKWVSGLLTNWFILKKKIIIYIWISKIIKNKYFNNILSKKCLYNLNIIYNKLYNKFNGIKNMINLPKYIFLTNFNKNLILKEILKLKLILISFINLSLDSSNINIKILGNYNNYKSLKLIYKIIYTSLIHSKIKNM, from the coding sequence ATGTTTATTACTTTTAATAGTTTATTAAAATCAAAAATTTATATAGGAAATATTTATAAAAATATTTATTTTGATAATTATAAATATATATATAAAATAAAATCTAATTATTGTATTTTAAATTTTACATTTATAGCTTTATATTTATATAAGTTATATTTATATATTTATAATATATCATTTATGAATAATAAAATTTTATTTATTAATAATAATAATTTAATAAAAAATTTTACAATAAAAATATGTAATTTAACAAATAATTTATATATAAATAAATGGGTTTCTGGTTTATTAACTAATTGGTTTATATTAAAAAAGAAAATTATAATATATATTTGGATAAGCAAAATAATTAAAAATAAATATTTTAATAATATATTATCAAAAAAATGTTTATATAATTTAAATATAATCTATAATAAATTATATAATAAATTTAATGGTATAAAAAATATGATAAATTTACCTAAATATATATTTTTAACAAATTTTAATAAAAATTTAATTTTAAAAGAAATTTTAAAATTAAAATTAATTTTAATAAGTTTTATAAATTTAAGTTTAGATTCAAGTAATATAAATATAAAAATTTTAGGAAATTATAATAATTATAAATCTCTAAAATTAATATATAAAATAATTTATACTTCATTAATTCATAGTAAAATTAAAAATATGTAA